In Phycisphaerae bacterium, one genomic interval encodes:
- the gcvT gene encoding glycine cleavage system aminomethyltransferase GcvT, with translation MLQTPLNTYHRDCHARLVDFAGWEMPVIYTSIIEEHNYCRQHCALFDVSHMGRVEFRGPDAEKLLERLNTRNIAAATPGMCRYSHMCKDDGGILDDVIVSKFEDHFLVVCNASNREKLLGWWERQRQGFNVEIVDRTFETAMVALQGPEALETMGQLLPFPLDDLKRYRFKTGNVMGVEYFVARSGYTGEDGVEIIIPGNLALMAVRMLIERAEQLGRPIKPAGLGARDTLRLEAGMPLYGHELTEDWDSLTAGQEWAVDLTKDFIGATVLKRIKAEGPRRKITGFELDGKRIARQGAPILQAGQEVGVVTSGTQSPTLDKNIAMGLLRADLAVPGTRLEIDIRGNRSPAKVTPLPFYKLKK, from the coding sequence ATGCTGCAAACGCCGCTCAACACTTATCACCGCGACTGTCACGCCCGCCTCGTGGATTTCGCCGGCTGGGAAATGCCCGTCATCTACACGAGCATCATCGAAGAGCACAACTACTGCCGCCAGCACTGCGCCCTGTTCGACGTCTCGCACATGGGCCGCGTCGAGTTCCGCGGGCCCGACGCCGAGAAGCTCCTGGAGCGGCTCAACACGCGCAACATCGCCGCCGCGACCCCCGGCATGTGCCGTTACAGCCACATGTGCAAAGACGACGGTGGCATTCTGGACGACGTGATCGTCTCGAAGTTCGAGGACCACTTCCTCGTCGTCTGCAACGCGTCCAACCGCGAGAAGCTGCTCGGCTGGTGGGAGCGGCAGCGGCAGGGCTTCAACGTCGAGATCGTCGACCGCACGTTCGAGACCGCGATGGTCGCGCTGCAGGGCCCCGAAGCGCTGGAGACGATGGGCCAGCTCCTGCCGTTCCCGCTCGATGACCTGAAGCGCTACCGCTTCAAGACCGGCAACGTCATGGGCGTGGAGTACTTCGTCGCCCGCAGCGGCTACACCGGCGAGGACGGCGTCGAGATCATCATCCCCGGCAACCTGGCCCTGATGGCGGTGCGCATGCTGATCGAGCGCGCGGAGCAGCTCGGCCGGCCGATCAAGCCCGCCGGCCTGGGCGCCCGCGACACGCTGCGGCTCGAAGCCGGCATGCCGCTCTACGGCCACGAGCTGACCGAGGACTGGGACTCGCTCACCGCCGGCCAGGAATGGGCCGTGGACCTGACCAAGGACTTCATCGGCGCCACCGTGCTGAAGCGCATCAAGGCCGAAGGCCCGCGCCGCAAGATCACCGGCTTCGAGCTCGACGGCAAGCGCATCGCCCGCCAGGGCGCGCCAATCCTCCAGGCCGGCCAGGAAGTTGGCGTCGTCACCAGCGGCACGCAAAGCCCGACGCTGGACAAGAACATCGCCATGGGCCTGCTGCGGGCCGACCTGGCGGTACCCGGCACGCGGCTGGAGATCGACATCCGCGGCAACCGCAGCCCGGCCAAGGTGACCCCGCTCCCGTTCTACAAGCTGAAGAAGTAG